A genomic window from Solanum dulcamara chromosome 11, daSolDulc1.2, whole genome shotgun sequence includes:
- the LOC129872326 gene encoding calcium-dependent protein kinase 28-like, whose amino-acid sequence MGNICFSSTKVSGSNSNTPSTTTTTTTVNGHRNRRSSANPASTTTNTSRKQEGSHCNRQKGKDNHKNQPQQRNCQKNVKHNTRRQSGVIPCGKKTDFGYDKDFDKKFTIGKLLGHGQFGYTYVATDRSNGNRAAVKRIEKKKMVVPIAVEDVKREVKILKALAGHENVVEFYNAFEDDDYVYIVMELCEGGELLDRILAKKDSRYTEKDAAIIVGQMLKVAAQCHLHGLVHRDMKPENFLFKSPKEDSPLKATDFGLSDFIRPGKKFQDIVGSAYYVAPEVLKRKSGPESDVWSIGVITFILLCGRRPFWDKTEDGIFKEVLRNKPDFRRKPWPTISNSAKDFVKKLLVKDPRARLTAAQALSHPWVREGGDASEIPLDISVLSNMRQFVKYSRLKQFALRALASTLDEEELADVRDQFSAIDVDKNGVISLEEMRQALAKDLPWKMKESRVLEILQAIDSNTDGLVDFPEFVAATLHVHQLEEHNLTKWQQRSRTAFEKFDVDRDGFITPDELRMHTGLKGSIDPLLEEADIDKDGKISLSEFRRLLRTASISSRMVTSPTIRGSRKS is encoded by the exons ATGGGAAATATCTGTTTTTCTAGCACAAAAGTTAGTGGTTCTAACAGCAACACCCCTTCCACCACCACCACAACCACAACCGTGAATGGCCACCGTAATCGGCGGAGCTCAGCCAATCCGgcttcaacaacaacaaatacatcaaGAAAACAAGAGGGGTCTCATTGCAATCGACAGAAAGGTAAAGATAACCATAAAAACCAGCCACAACAGAGAAATTGTCAGAAAAATGTTAAGCACAATACAAGGAGGCAAAGTGGAGTTATTCCTTGTGGGAAAAAAACAGATTTTGGGTATGATAAAGATTTTGATAAGAAGTTTACCATTGGGAAATTGTTGGGTCATGGCCAATTTGGATATACATATGTTGCCACAGACAGGTCTAATGGAAATCGCGCGGCTGtcaagagaattgagaagaaaaag ATGGTTGTTCCAATTGCGGTTGAGGATGTAAAACGAGAAGTGAAGATATTGAAGGCCTTAGCTGGTCATGAGAATGTGGTTGAATTCTATAATGCATTTGAGGATGATGACTATGTTTACATAGTAATGGA GTTATGTGAGGGCGGAGAACTCTTGGACCGCATTTTGGCCAA AAAAGACAGCCGTTATACGGAGAAAGATGCAGCAATAATTGTAGGTCAGATGCTAAAAGTTGCCGCTCAGTGTCATTTACATGGTTTGGTGCATCGTGATATGAAACCTGAG AATTTTCTCTTTAAATCTCCAAAGGAGGACTCACCATTGAAGGCCACAGATTTTGGTCTTTCAGACTTCATAAGACCAG GGAAGAAATTCCAAGATATAGTTGGAAGTGCATATTACGTAGCCCCAGAGGTATTAAAGCGTAAATCTGGACCTGAATCAGATGTGTGGAGCATTGGTGTAATTACATTCATTTTGCTCTGTGGTCGTCGGCCCTTCTGGGATAAAACAGAGGATGGCATATTCAAGGAG GTCCTACGAAACAAGCCTGATTTTCGTCGCAAGCCATGGCCAACTATAAGCAACAGTGCTAAAGATTTTGTTAAGAAATTATTGGTGAAAGATCCTCGTGCTAGACTTACTGCTGCCCAGGCCCTGT CACATCCATGGGTCCGCGAAGGAGGTGATGCATCTGAGATTCCACTAGACATTTCTGTCTTGTCCAACATGCGACAGTTTGTCAAATACAGTCGATTAAAACAATTTGCTTTACGG GCATTGGCTAGCACACTTGATGAGGAGGAGCTGGCAGATGTCCGGGATCAGTTTTCTGCAATTGATGTGGATAAAAATGGTGTCATTAGCCTTGAAGAAATGAGACAG GCCCTTGCCAAGGATCTCCCATGGAAGATGAAAGAATCACGGGTTCTTGAGATTCTTCAAGCG ATTGATAGTAACACAGACGGGCTTGTTGATTTCCCAGAGTTTGTTGCAGCGACTCTACATGTCCATCAGTTAGAGGAGCATAATTTGACAAAATGGCAGCAAAGATCGCGAACTGCTTTTGAGAAATTTGACGTTGATAGAGATGGATTCATAACTCCAGACGAACTTAGAATG CATACCGGCTTAAAAGGCTCCATAGACCCACTGCTAGAAGAAGCAGATATCGACAAAGATGGAAAGATAAGCTTGTCAGAATTCCGCAGGCTTCTAAGAACTGCAAGTATAAGTTCACGAATGGTGACTAGTCCAACCATCAGAGGCTCTCGGAAAAGCTAG
- the LOC129872712 gene encoding probable pectinesterase 30, translated as MEMEGKTIVISTIMVMLWWSAVNCMTFDSTVAQDGSGKYKTITEALNAAPINSSKQYFIHVKKGIYNENVTIPNDKTNIALVGDGMGITIITASKSSKGFPTPNTATLEVYGSGFIGMSMTIRNTAGAEGGQAAALTTAPFRGFASFYQCRFVGYQDTIFSLDTAFFRECKIFGTVDFITGCGRAFFQNCLVKARQPIHGQVIRILAPGGDNITSNPGVILQNCNISHATDFNKSDVQSFLGWPWKNGGKGVIMSSYIGDFIDPQGWTANPEVTEIYLAEYNNRGPGSDTTHRVKWSKTIDKTEASKFTVRNFLQGDKWIPKLIPYYLDLDVGAEEYSG; from the exons ATGGAGATGGAAGGGAAAACAATAGTAATTTCGACAATTATGGTGATGCTATGGTGGAGTGCAGTGAATTGTATGACGTTCGATTCAACAGTTGCACAAGATGGTTCAGGCAAATACAAAACAATCACTGAAGCGTTAAATGCAGCTCCGATAAATAGTTCAAAACAATACTTTATACATGTCAAAAAAGGAATTTACAATGAAAACGTCACCATTCCAAATGACAAAACAAATATAGCCCTTGTTGGTGATGGTATGGGAATCACAATAATTACAGCAAGTAAAAGCAGTAAGGGATTCCCAACGCCTAACACAGCCACATTAG AAGTATATGGCAGTGGTTTTATTGGAATGTCGATGACAATCAGAAATACCGCTGGAGCAGAAGGTGGTCAAGCAGCTGCATTGACCACTGCTCCTTTTCGAGGGTTTGCTTCATTTTATCAATGCCGTTTCGTGGGTTACCAGGATACAATTTTTTCTCTAGACACTGCATTTTTTAGAGAATGCAAAATTTTCGGTACAGTCGATTTTATCACTGGTTGTGGACGTGCTTTTTTTCAAAATTGTCTTGTTAAAGCTAGACAACCAATACATGGACAAGTAATCAGAATACTTGCCCCAGGTGGAGACAACATTACTTCGAATCCAGGGGTAATTCTTCAGAATTGTAATATATCACATGCAACAGATTTTAATAAGTCAGACGTGCAAAGTTTCTTAGGGTGGCCTTGGAAAAATGGAGGGAAGGGAGTAATTATGTCAAGTTATATTGGTGATTTCATTGACCCGCAAGGCTGGACTGCAAATCCGGAAGTGACGGAAATATATTTGGCGGAGTATAATAACAGAGGACCAGGTTCCGATACCACACACAGAGTAAAATGGTCGAAAACAATCGATAAAACAGAAGCGTCCAAGTTCACAGTTCGTAACTTTTTGCAAGGTGACAAATGGATCCCCAAATTAATTCCATACTATCTAGATCTTGATGTTGGTGCTGAGGAATATTCTGGTTAG
- the LOC129872329 gene encoding chaperone protein dnaJ 11, chloroplastic-like: MPMISTSTRSFLQVPPPPVNIFSSGDNPVLSPSSVRFRQSGYFTTAAASTCASVETESTTASRYSTLPSNLVHASPVSFYEILGIPMGATIQEIKAAYRRLARVCHPDVAAIDQKDSSADDFMKIHSAYSTLSDPYKRADYDRRLFRKRRSINLYSGGCSPSAMSGFTGYTPRNWETDQCW, translated from the coding sequence aTGCCCATGATATCTACGTCCACTCGTTCGTTTCTGCAAGTCCCACCGCCGCCGGTGAATATATTTTCCTCCGGCGATAATCCTGTTTTATCACCGTCTTCCGTCAGATTCCGGCAGTCCGGTTACTTCACGACCGCCGCCGCGTCAACCTGTGCTTCCGTTGAAACCGAATCTACCACGGCTTCAAGGTACTCGACGCTGCCTTCTAACCTTGTCCATGCTTCTCCGGTGTCTTTTTACGAGATTCTTGGGATTCCGATGGGCGCTACGATCCAGGAGATCAAGGCAGCTTACCGGCGATTAGCTAGAGTTTGCCATCCTGATGTGGCGGCAATTGATCAGAAAGACTCGTCGGCGGACGATTTCATGAAGATTCATTCTGCCTATTCTACTCTATCGGATCCGTACAAACGTGCCGATTATGACCGCCGCCTATTCCGGAAACGCCGGAGCATCAATTTGTACTCCGGCGGTTGTTCTCCTTCAGCAATGTCGGGATTCACCGGCTATACTCCCCGGAACTGGGAGACAGATCAGTGCTGGTAG